The DNA window AGATGATGCTGCCTTCCTTCACAaaactatagtttttttttctttttttccccACAAGAAATATTTATATGTACTTTCTATATGACATTAGTTGTATTTTACAATGATATACCAGGCTTTAATTTTTTCGCATCTGCTTCAGTTACCGCCTTTGCTACAGAACCTGATGGCAGTGGATCACCTTGTTCAGTATTCATCGATTCATAGTTTCTGTGCTATTTCTTCCCCTGTGCTATGGTTAGCTTGATAGATATGTAAACGACAGTGAACATGCACATGTTTCTGTCAAAGTTCTAGAGAATGTGCATACTTAAGAGTGTAACCGAGTCGAATCAACACATGAAATACTCAgaattaactttaaaaatattcaaaatcgaCTCAACGTTGATCGGGTTGAGCTCGAGCTACTCGAATACACTGCTGAGTCAAGATTTGAATATTATGATACTTGCCTCGACAGGCATAGCTCCAGTCAagctttagttaattttatctattttatcctttataattatacatatagtataatatttttatttttatattaaaatttaattttaaattatttaaatagataACTGAGTGGAGCCCAGCCGAGTCGACCAAAATTCTCCGTTATTCCATAGATCTCGAGctcttaaaataaattcttttcaAGTTCGAATAGAATTTCAAGCAAGCTCAAACTTGACGGTGTTTCCAGTCGACTCAGATTACACCCTTATGGGCATTACAGGCATATCCTCCCATAATAATTGCATAACAATTCATGCATTTTCAGAACTCAAATTGTGATGGCTTAACAACTCTTTcattaacttttcatattttaaaacaGAATTCTGTAAAGACATGCCTATTGATGTTTCATAAAGATGATGCCTACAGATGTACCAGAAAAATCAATAGGCAAAAATGACTACAACAAATTAAATGCCCTTACAGTTCCTTCTGAGAAGCCTAGCTAGGCTTGTATGTTGTCCGAAAATCGGCAGCCACCAAAGAAACAAAAATCCCCCATTTCTGTATGTGTAAGACTGAAAATATCATAAATTTTCCATTTGTTCTTGTCATAATAATTGCTGAATCTCCGATCTGTTATATCGGTTCTTCCTGTTAAGTGAGAATCGGATAGAAGAAGTCTTGCGTGATACTGCCTGCCAAATCATGTCCACAGCATCACCAGACTGGGATGGAAATCGATATTCAAAGTGTGCAGCAATTTCCTTTAATCTTTCCCACATCGCGGTCCACTTGTCTTGGTCGATACTACGAAGAAGACTCAGTAGGTACCCTTTTTTAACAGCGTCAGAAGCACGCACAAATACACTGAATTCTGAGTAATCTAAGATATCTTCAAAAGGTAGCTCAATTTCATCACTTATTATCACAGGAACACAATGACTCACAATTGCATCAAATAGGCGATTTGATGACGGGGTGTCACCGGCAATATTCAGGCAGAACTTGGAAGAGGTCATTCCTTGGCTTGCTCTGCTGACTCCATTCCCTCGAACGGTTCCGAATGTAAAATGTACATCTTTCTCAtcttttaaaagataatataatTCTTGGCGAACTATTCCTCCCTGGAAAGAAAGGAAATCAAATAGCAAATAAATCAGGATGACATGCGTAGTAAGCAATAGGACTTCATTTTTACGTCTATCTGTATAATAACAAACTATTAAATTCACTTTTAGGAGTCAAAAGTTATGATCTAAAATTAACTTTTGGTTTCTTGTCAGATTTGGCGACCATCCTGTTTTGAATGACACAATCCATGCTATCAAACACCAATTTATCTAAATTGAATAATTCCATGCAGAAATGCTCTTTATCACAGGGTTTCGAATGACCGGGTTTCAAAATAATGGTCTAATCATCAAGTGTTATATCTATCTGTGAAATGCATCCACCTATTGTTGCTCATCCCATTTTTTATGAGCTTAAAGGATGCACATTGGTCCGTCCAAAGGTTGGCACTGTCAAGAGTTTTCTAGAATAATTATCTTAGCCTAATCATTCGATCTAAGGGTTCTATATTTTGGCACAAGTGATCTTATACCCTAGAATAATACATGAAACAAGTGTCAATTTATTACCATCTAACAAACGAAAATAACTAGAGAAGCAGCCATTAGCAGCATTTGAACATCAAATTTAACAGCAGAAGCTGCAAATTAACCAACCAAGACATTCAGGTAATTAAATTCCATTTTCACAGCATATCATAAGTCCATGTCATTTAGGCAATTAATATATCACATAAATAAAGAGAtaaaagaagaaggaagagaAGCTTACGTCCTTCCTATATATTGCTCCTTGGAAAAATACTAATATGGGACGCTCGTCAAACTGAGCTGATTCTCTGCTCCGAATGGTCCTCACAACGTGCTTATAAGGAGCAATGATATCCTTCCCAAGATTCGCAATTTCAACTGGGTACCTCCCAAAATCGGCAAGCACAAACATGGCCGAGCCTAACATATTTCGAGCATCCAACATGCTATTTGGATGATGCGCTACAATTAAATGATCCCTTCCTCCAGATCGTTTCCATTCATCCTGGTTCATCAAGAATTGAACCAATCTGCTCTGCAACATCTTATCAACACTAACTTTCTCCTTCCCATGAAGCTTAGAATATCGATTGTAACTCAGTGACGAGAAAAATGGCACAAAAATTATATCTGCTTCACTAGAATTATCCACTCTAACTGCACGGCAAGGTCTGGCCACCTTTGGTCTGTTTGATGCCAGGAGATCAAGGGTCATCCAGTACTCCACACTGTGCTGCAAATTCAACCCACCTGGGTATGGTGGTATATGGTTACGGTAACGAATGTCTGGCCATGTTTGATTTGCTTTTCCCTTCCAACCCAATAATCCAAAGTGGAACTCCGGCGGCAAGTCATACATATACACCTTAATGAGAGCTTGATTTCGTTCACAGGCATTCTTTCCGAGCTCTCCAAATGCAGCATCCGGACAATTCACCTCTCCACTTCTCATTGACGATTTAGTATCGAACCGATACGGCTTGAAAGAAAAGAAGGGACATTTGACTGGCTCACTTTTTACATTTgattttaagtaaactgatgtACTATTAACAAGAATAAGCTTGAAAACAGAACTCGGTACAACCGAAGTACAGCCGAATTGAAGGGAGACCGAGGAAATAATCAAAAGAAACATAGAAATCGGAATCAGGAAGAAAAGAAACCTTGGCAAAAGCCTACTTTTCTCAGACATTGATATAATTAAGATAAACAAACTCTGACCAACTTATAAAATTTACCAGAGCCACAAAaagaaacaattaaattttactttctCAGTACAAAGAACAGCTACTTTTCCACAAATAGAGGCTAAACCCCAATTTATTTCCTTAAACCCCCACAGGTTTCTTCAAAAGATTTCCTCTCTATACAAATATCAAGGACCTAAATTCCCCTTTTGCCAGACTTACTCAATGATTATCTTCTCTATACTTGTTACCCGTCCGTGATCCTCTCATAAAGATACA is part of the Mercurialis annua linkage group LG3, ddMerAnnu1.2, whole genome shotgun sequence genome and encodes:
- the LOC126674652 gene encoding probable arabinosyltransferase ARAD1, whose protein sequence is MSEKSRLLPRFLFFLIPISMFLLIISSVSLQFGCTSVVPSSVFKLILVNSTSVYLKSNVKSEPVKCPFFSFKPYRFDTKSSMRSGEVNCPDAAFGELGKNACERNQALIKVYMYDLPPEFHFGLLGWKGKANQTWPDIRYRNHIPPYPGGLNLQHSVEYWMTLDLLASNRPKVARPCRAVRVDNSSEADIIFVPFFSSLSYNRYSKLHGKEKVSVDKMLQSRLVQFLMNQDEWKRSGGRDHLIVAHHPNSMLDARNMLGSAMFVLADFGRYPVEIANLGKDIIAPYKHVVRTIRSRESAQFDERPILVFFQGAIYRKDGGIVRQELYYLLKDEKDVHFTFGTVRGNGVSRASQGMTSSKFCLNIAGDTPSSNRLFDAIVSHCVPVIISDEIELPFEDILDYSEFSVFVRASDAVKKGYLLSLLRSIDQDKWTAMWERLKEIAAHFEYRFPSQSGDAVDMIWQAVSRKTSSIRFSLNRKNRYNRSEIQQLL